The genomic window CACTCTCCACACCCTCTGGCACAAAGGCGCTAAAAGAGCTATTTGCGTCATTAAATTTTTGAGTGATGATGGTTTGATCTGTGTAGATCTCTATTAGATTTTCATTTGCAAAGGCTAGCGTAGAAGCCGCTAAAAAGAGTGCTTTTTTCACATTTTCTCCTTTAAATTTTTGGTAAATTATAGCTTCATTTTGGCTGAGAGTAAAATTTTATTTTAATGCAACTTTGACTATAATCAACAAAAAATTTAACGGACTTTTCATGAAGATAGACAAAGTTTTCTTAGCTAGCGATCACGCTGGTTTTGAGCTAAAAAACGAGCTTAAAGAGGCCATTAAAGGGCTTGGATACGAAGTGGTTGATCTTGGCACAAACGATAAAAATAGCGTTGATTACCCTGATTATGCGCATTTGCTGGCGAGCAAGCTTGAGCCTAACTGCTACGGCGTGCTAGTTTGTGGCACTGGCATAGGCATATCAATAGCTGCAAACAGGCACGAAAACGTAAGATGCGCCCTTTGCCACGACGAATTTACCGCTAGACTTGCCAGAGAGCACAA from Campylobacter concisus includes these protein-coding regions:
- the rpiB gene encoding ribose 5-phosphate isomerase B encodes the protein MKIDKVFLASDHAGFELKNELKEAIKGLGYEVVDLGTNDKNSVDYPDYAHLLASKLEPNCYGVLVCGTGIGISIAANRHENVRCALCHDEFTARLAREHNDANVIAFGARVIGAGVAISAVEAFLKTEFAGGRHERRVKKIELEAGK